In Acinetobacter sp. TGL-Y2, a genomic segment contains:
- a CDS encoding proteasome-type protease yields MTYCCAMRLKDGLVLISDTRTNAGVDHISVFRKLYAFGIEGERFITIQTSGNLATTQAVVGHLKNQLDLKQEPNLYSVNTMFEIAQLVGHILKRVISDVTSDQQEQSSYYCNILLGGQIKGAEMQLYNIYPQGNFISATSDTPFFQIGESKYGKPILDRALSYETSLSNAMRCGLISFDSTLRSNVSVGLPLDSVIYKKDSFKIPVGKRIYEEDPYFVQISREWSDTLRRGLNSLPEPTSDYWE; encoded by the coding sequence ATGACCTATTGTTGCGCAATGCGTTTAAAAGACGGTTTGGTATTGATTAGTGATACCAGAACAAATGCAGGAGTGGATCATATTTCCGTATTTCGGAAGCTTTATGCATTTGGCATTGAGGGTGAGCGGTTTATTACGATTCAAACGTCAGGTAATTTAGCTACCACGCAAGCAGTCGTTGGGCATCTAAAAAATCAACTTGATTTAAAGCAAGAGCCAAACCTTTATAGTGTCAACACGATGTTTGAAATAGCACAACTGGTTGGGCATATCTTAAAGCGCGTCATTTCAGATGTTACCTCAGATCAACAAGAACAAAGTAGTTACTATTGCAATATTTTACTGGGCGGTCAGATCAAGGGTGCAGAAATGCAGCTTTATAATATTTATCCGCAAGGCAACTTTATTAGCGCGACCAGCGATACACCTTTTTTCCAAATTGGCGAAAGTAAATATGGAAAACCCATATTAGACCGTGCTTTGTCTTATGAAACCTCACTATCCAATGCAATGCGCTGTGGACTTATTTCATTTGACTCTACTTTACGCTCAAATGTTTCGGTCGGCTTACCTTTAGACAGTGTAATTTATAAAAAAGACAGCTTTAAAATTCCAGTCGGAAAGCGGATATATGAAGAAGACCCTTATTTCGTACAGATTAGCCGTGAATGGTCGGACACCTTAAGAAGAGGTTTAAACAGTTTGCCTGAGCCTACATCGGATTATTGGGAATAA
- a CDS encoding BLUF domain-containing protein, which translates to MIQICYASRATSEQPQLLNDLRNILSEARDFNILHGLTGVLYHADGYFFQCLEGEVQNVEKLLAKLHLDSRHYQIKLFESRSILKASFSEWSMKFVGRNSPIQQYFQSLGYSHFHPYQLSQEDVYRLIDYLTAAKASETQLSEMC; encoded by the coding sequence ATGATCCAAATCTGTTACGCAAGTCGTGCAACATCGGAACAGCCCCAACTGTTGAATGACCTCAGAAATATTTTATCGGAAGCACGTGATTTTAATATTTTGCATGGGCTTACAGGGGTGTTGTACCATGCCGATGGTTATTTTTTTCAATGCTTGGAAGGTGAAGTACAGAATGTAGAAAAATTACTGGCGAAACTGCATTTAGATTCACGTCATTACCAAATCAAACTATTTGAATCTCGATCTATTTTAAAAGCCTCTTTTTCAGAGTGGTCGATGAAATTTGTGGGACGTAATAGTCCTATACAGCAATATTTCCAATCTTTAGGGTATTCTCACTTTCATCCCTATCAATTGTCTCAAGAAGATGTCTATCGGTTAATAGATTATTTAACAGCTGCAAAAGCCAGTGAAACTCAGCTATCAGAAATGTGTTAA
- a CDS encoding helix-turn-helix transcriptional regulator, with amino-acid sequence MSSQEKETSNSLYRQWQILSRLSTGKWMGTRELQETLQREGIDISLRTIQRDLNQISQRFPIESNKTVPQGWRWRSDAPIQSLPHMTSSQAVTFMMVEEHLKHLLPPSLIEEMNPWFDLARRSLSTQNNVRQWINRVRIVPGNQPLIPPVVEKFAQQAIYEGLLQDKQIECVYRARGPQGEDRTYILNPLALVQKGSIIYLICTRHDKTEVQTFALHRFKSATVLDTRALHPVNFDIDAYIDSGALGFRVDFDKPTKHVDLELIMNEADALYFTESQLSKEQTIVKISDDLYKVSASVPFTSQLVWWLRSFGKKIIRIEPLNVFNAVHEIE; translated from the coding sequence ATGTCATCACAAGAAAAAGAAACTTCGAATAGCCTCTATCGACAATGGCAAATACTGTCTCGTCTCTCAACTGGGAAATGGATGGGCACTCGTGAACTTCAAGAAACTCTACAACGCGAAGGCATCGATATCAGCTTACGTACCATTCAGCGGGACTTAAATCAGATCTCACAGCGCTTTCCCATTGAAAGCAATAAAACCGTACCCCAAGGTTGGCGCTGGCGCTCAGACGCCCCTATACAAAGCTTACCACATATGACCAGCTCACAAGCGGTCACGTTTATGATGGTGGAAGAACATTTAAAACATTTACTCCCTCCCAGCCTGATTGAAGAAATGAATCCTTGGTTTGATTTGGCACGCCGTAGCCTATCCACCCAGAACAATGTTCGCCAATGGATTAATCGCGTGCGAATTGTGCCAGGTAATCAACCCCTCATTCCGCCTGTGGTTGAAAAATTTGCGCAGCAAGCCATTTATGAAGGACTGTTACAAGACAAACAAATCGAATGCGTTTATCGCGCTCGTGGTCCTCAAGGTGAAGATCGTACTTACATCCTTAATCCACTGGCATTGGTACAAAAAGGGTCCATTATCTATCTGATTTGTACACGTCACGATAAAACTGAAGTTCAAACCTTTGCATTACACCGTTTTAAATCCGCAACAGTACTCGATACACGCGCTTTACATCCTGTCAATTTTGATATTGATGCCTACATTGATTCAGGGGCATTAGGGTTTAGAGTCGATTTTGATAAACCGACCAAACATGTTGATCTTGAACTGATCATGAATGAAGCAGATGCACTTTACTTTACAGAAAGCCAGCTCAGTAAAGAGCAGACCATTGTCAAAATTTCGGATGATTTATACAAAGTCAGTGCCAGTGTGCCGTTTACCTCGCAACTGGTGTGGTGGCTTCGAAGTTTTGGCAAAAAAATTATTCGTATTGAACCATTGAATGTGTTTAATGCGGTTCATGAAATTGAATAA
- a CDS encoding circularly permuted type 2 ATP-grasp protein: protein MLKEKKDTTSDLSGFAASDADALTFEKSLHIEITHNSTAYLFDQLKSEFFNEMLDDQTISNETAQKIEAWLCEHSLDELKTLNNKAKEHFLYQGITFAVYGESEGTDRIIPFDLIPRIIAKQQWQKIEQGCVQRVRALNFFLDDIYHHQAILKAGLVPDLQVLSHEAYLPLMHKHAVKGKIYSQISGIDIVRDQHGEFFVLEDNLRTPSGVSYMLESRKISEKLMPELCKASQLHGVEHYPKLLKEILQENAHVDQPFIVVLTPGRYNSAFYEHCFLAREMDVPLVTGQDLFVENCKVYVKTVWGKQRVDVIYKRVDDIFLDPLCFKPDSSLGVPGLMSAYLQHNVVIANAPGTGVADDKSIYPYVGKMIEFYLGESPILNNVPTYPCREAESLDYVIAHLDQLVVKEAQGSGGYGMLIGPQASMQEIDAFKLKLMANPHHYIAQPTLALSVAPTLSECGIAERHIDLRPFILSSPFRTEIVPGGLTRVAMQPNSLVVNSSQGGGIKDTWVVDTLHS from the coding sequence ATGCTTAAAGAAAAGAAAGATACAACTTCCGATTTAAGTGGTTTTGCTGCATCAGATGCCGACGCACTTACATTTGAAAAATCTCTACATATTGAGATTACACACAACAGTACAGCATATTTATTTGACCAGTTAAAATCTGAATTTTTTAATGAAATGTTAGATGATCAGACGATCTCCAATGAGACCGCCCAGAAAATTGAAGCGTGGCTTTGCGAGCATAGTTTGGATGAATTAAAAACATTAAATAATAAAGCCAAGGAGCATTTTTTATATCAAGGGATTACATTCGCCGTCTACGGCGAGTCTGAGGGAACAGATCGTATTATTCCGTTTGACCTCATACCGCGTATTATTGCTAAGCAGCAGTGGCAAAAAATCGAGCAAGGCTGTGTGCAACGTGTGCGAGCACTTAACTTTTTTTTAGATGATATCTATCATCATCAAGCCATTTTAAAAGCGGGATTGGTGCCAGATTTACAAGTATTGAGCCATGAAGCTTATTTGCCTTTAATGCATAAACATGCGGTCAAAGGTAAGATCTACAGTCAAATCAGTGGGATTGATATTGTCCGTGATCAACACGGTGAATTTTTTGTTTTGGAAGACAATTTGAGAACACCATCGGGTGTTTCCTACATGCTGGAAAGTCGTAAGATTAGTGAAAAGCTCATGCCTGAGCTGTGCAAAGCCAGTCAGCTGCACGGGGTGGAACATTATCCAAAATTATTAAAAGAAATTTTGCAAGAAAATGCCCATGTTGATCAGCCGTTTATTGTGGTGCTGACGCCAGGACGATATAACAGTGCATTTTATGAACATTGTTTTTTAGCAAGGGAAATGGATGTGCCTTTGGTTACAGGGCAGGACCTTTTTGTTGAAAACTGCAAGGTTTATGTAAAAACAGTATGGGGCAAGCAACGTGTCGATGTAATTTATAAGCGGGTGGATGATATTTTTCTTGACCCTTTATGCTTTAAACCTGACAGCAGCTTAGGTGTTCCAGGATTAATGTCCGCATATCTTCAGCATAATGTTGTCATTGCCAATGCACCCGGTACGGGGGTTGCAGATGACAAGTCGATCTACCCATATGTGGGTAAAATGATTGAGTTTTACTTGGGGGAAAGCCCCATTTTAAATAATGTGCCGACTTATCCATGCCGTGAAGCCGAATCACTCGATTATGTCATCGCCCATTTAGATCAGTTGGTGGTTAAAGAAGCACAGGGATCTGGCGGTTATGGAATGTTAATTGGACCTCAAGCCTCCATGCAAGAAATTGATGCATTTAAACTCAAACTCATGGCAAATCCGCATCATTATATTGCACAACCGACATTGGCTTTATCTGTTGCACCGACGCTTTCAGAGTGTGGAATCGCAGAGCGGCATATTGATCTAAGACCTTTCATCTTAAGTTCACCGTTTAGAACAGAAATTGTACCCGGTGGTTTGACTCGCGTCGCTATGCAGCCCAACTCATTGGTGGTCAATTCGTCACAAGGGGGAGGGATTAAAGATACATGGGTGGTCGACACGCTTCATTCTTAA
- a CDS encoding alpha-E domain-containing protein: MIILNSNAQNIYWVGRYLSRIQYLCGQFPFRTDEEAVQYAHAFCLPAFNASSLNELTLNPEQPASFHQQFQSVTHNIQDLRGVLSIKAYGELKQMINTANEHAGYICSVVDECSEVLEAENEDIFLFFSLGQLFENLDRQIRLSQDFTQSIQSLSGLIEMLKLKGWDSLDEAWQHLLEHPNSNSFYQLNDQVQYLFEVGV, encoded by the coding sequence ATGATTATATTAAACAGTAATGCGCAAAATATTTACTGGGTTGGACGTTATTTATCTCGTATACAATATTTGTGCGGACAATTTCCTTTTCGAACCGATGAAGAAGCGGTTCAATATGCGCATGCATTTTGCTTACCTGCCTTTAATGCCAGTAGTTTGAATGAATTAACGCTCAATCCCGAACAACCTGCGTCTTTCCATCAGCAATTTCAATCTGTAACGCATAATATTCAAGACCTTCGCGGTGTGTTATCCATTAAAGCGTATGGTGAATTGAAACAAATGATCAATACCGCCAATGAACATGCCGGCTATATTTGCAGCGTGGTGGATGAATGTAGTGAAGTGCTTGAAGCTGAAAATGAAGATATTTTCTTGTTCTTTAGCTTGGGTCAATTGTTTGAAAATTTAGATCGTCAAATACGTCTAAGCCAAGATTTTACTCAAAGCATTCAGTCTTTAAGTGGCTTAATTGAAATGTTGAAACTTAAGGGATGGGATAGTTTAGATGAGGCATGGCAACATTTATTAGAGCATCCCAACAGCAACAGCTTTTATCAGCTGAATGATCAAGTGCAATACCTATTTGAGGTGGGGGTATGA
- the alr gene encoding alanine racemase: protein MRQATVCIDSEALQYNLNRVKQLAPTAQIVSMVKANAYGHGVKDCLAALNESDAFGVACLEEALEIRKLGYSQPVTLIEGVFSEDEMQIAIEQKFECVVHQTQQVEWLIAQKDAYIAQSLKVWVKLNSGMNRLGFKADEIIEIIQTLKSEGFNCVLTMHFANADTEQHPLNEAQKNQFLAIKAACKPILASCCNSAAILKWPELNFDFVRPGIMLYGASPFADRSIADLDLKPVMSFTAEIIALNSIESGESVGYGSHFVAERPMNLAIVSIGYGDGYPRAFLKQNFVAIQGQLAPVVGRVAMDMIAIDVTGLSVNLGTEVELWGQRRWVDDVAKANGTIGYELLCRLSNRPKRKRM, encoded by the coding sequence GTGCGCCAAGCAACAGTATGTATTGACAGCGAAGCACTGCAATACAATTTAAACCGTGTCAAACAACTTGCCCCTACCGCCCAAATTGTGAGTATGGTCAAGGCCAATGCATATGGACACGGTGTAAAAGACTGCTTAGCAGCCTTAAATGAAAGCGATGCCTTTGGCGTTGCTTGCTTAGAAGAAGCATTAGAAATTCGCAAGCTTGGTTACAGCCAACCTGTAACACTGATTGAAGGTGTGTTTTCTGAAGATGAAATGCAGATCGCCATCGAACAGAAGTTTGAATGTGTGGTGCATCAAACTCAGCAAGTCGAATGGCTGATTGCCCAAAAAGACGCGTATATTGCACAGTCTTTAAAAGTTTGGGTCAAACTCAATAGCGGTATGAACCGCCTAGGTTTTAAAGCTGACGAGATCATTGAAATCATTCAAACCTTGAAGTCGGAAGGCTTCAATTGTGTACTGACCATGCATTTTGCCAATGCGGATACCGAGCAACACCCACTCAATGAAGCACAAAAAAATCAATTTTTAGCAATAAAGGCAGCCTGTAAACCTATTCTGGCTTCCTGCTGTAACTCAGCCGCGATTCTTAAATGGCCTGAATTGAATTTTGATTTTGTACGCCCAGGAATCATGTTGTACGGCGCTTCTCCATTTGCAGATCGATCCATTGCAGATTTAGACCTAAAACCAGTCATGAGCTTCACTGCGGAAATCATTGCACTCAATAGCATTGAAAGCGGTGAATCCGTTGGATATGGCTCACATTTTGTCGCTGAGCGCCCAATGAATCTCGCGATTGTCTCTATAGGTTATGGGGATGGTTATCCACGTGCTTTTCTTAAACAGAATTTTGTTGCCATTCAAGGTCAACTCGCCCCTGTCGTTGGTCGAGTCGCGATGGATATGATTGCCATTGATGTCACAGGCTTGAGCGTTAATCTAGGCACAGAAGTAGAGCTTTGGGGTCAACGTCGTTGGGTAGACGATGTTGCAAAAGCCAACGGAACTATTGGTTATGAATTACTTTGTCGTTTAAGCAATCGCCCAAAACGCAAGAGGATGTGA
- a CDS encoding malate synthase G, translating to MTARIQKGKLAIAKELYDFIENEALPGSGLDSETYWKNFEQVVVDLSPKNKALLAKREDLQAKIDEWHRNNTFELQAYKSFLTEIGYLLPEVEDFKISTENVDEEIALLAGPQLVVPVRNARYCLNAANARWGSLYDALYGFDVISEEGGAEKGKGYNPVRGDKVIAFAKNFLNETFPLAAGSHADATRYTVDHNALVIMLKDGSKTTLAHQAQFVGFNGEASAPTEIVFKNNGLHVIIEIDANSPVGKTDAAGVKDLVLEAAVTTIQDLEDSIAAVDAEEKVEGYRNWLGLMKGTLEESIEKNGKTVTRSLNPDRSHKNLIGGETMIHGRSLMLLRNVGHLMTNPAILVDGQEIYEGIMDALITPLLSFADIKGENEIKNSRKGSMYIVKPKMHGPEEVAFAVELFERAEKALGLLAKTLKIGIMDEERRTSVNLKNCIAQAKDRTIFINTGFMDRTGDEIHTFMEAGPFVRKGEVKGQIWFPAYENRNVMVGLQTGLRGKAQIGKGMWPKPDMLLDMYKTKTEHPEAGASCAWVPSPAGAVIHAIHYHKINVSNRQQELLATEALPLDDLLTPPLAKDTNWTDEEKTKELENNLQGILGYVVRWVDLGVGCSKVPDINDVGLMEDRATLRISSQHVANWLRHNIVTAAQVEEVMQRMAKIVDEQNANDPLYTPMAPNFDGYAYKAAYDLVFKGGEQPSGYTEPLLHAARLKLKGYTGD from the coding sequence ATGACTGCACGTATTCAAAAAGGCAAGTTAGCGATTGCTAAAGAACTCTACGATTTCATCGAAAATGAAGCATTACCAGGTTCTGGTTTAGACAGCGAAACATACTGGAAAAACTTTGAACAAGTCGTTGTTGATCTTAGCCCAAAAAATAAAGCACTTCTGGCTAAGCGTGAAGACCTTCAAGCAAAAATTGATGAATGGCACCGCAATAACACATTTGAACTCCAAGCTTACAAATCTTTCCTGACAGAAATTGGCTACTTATTACCAGAAGTAGAAGATTTTAAAATCAGTACAGAAAATGTAGATGAAGAAATCGCACTTTTAGCAGGTCCACAGTTGGTGGTACCTGTACGTAATGCACGTTATTGCTTAAATGCAGCGAATGCGCGTTGGGGCTCACTTTATGATGCCCTTTATGGCTTCGATGTCATCTCTGAAGAGGGTGGCGCTGAAAAAGGTAAGGGTTATAACCCCGTCCGTGGCGACAAAGTGATCGCATTTGCGAAGAATTTCTTAAACGAAACTTTCCCACTTGCAGCAGGCTCACATGCGGATGCAACCCGCTACACAGTTGATCACAATGCGCTCGTAATCATGCTTAAAGATGGTTCTAAAACCACTTTAGCACACCAAGCTCAATTTGTAGGTTTCAATGGTGAAGCATCTGCACCCACTGAAATCGTATTTAAAAATAACGGTCTGCATGTCATCATTGAAATTGATGCCAATAGTCCAGTAGGCAAAACTGATGCTGCTGGCGTAAAAGACTTAGTCTTAGAGGCTGCTGTTACCACCATTCAAGATTTAGAAGATTCAATTGCAGCAGTTGATGCTGAAGAAAAAGTGGAAGGCTACCGTAACTGGTTAGGTCTGATGAAAGGCACTTTGGAAGAATCAATTGAGAAAAATGGCAAAACAGTGACTCGTTCATTGAACCCAGATCGCTCGCACAAGAACTTGATTGGCGGTGAAACCATGATTCATGGTCGCTCACTCATGCTGCTTCGTAACGTCGGTCACTTGATGACCAACCCTGCGATTCTTGTGGATGGTCAAGAGATTTATGAAGGCATCATGGATGCGTTGATCACCCCACTTTTGTCTTTTGCAGACATCAAGGGTGAGAACGAGATTAAAAACTCGCGCAAAGGTTCAATGTACATCGTTAAACCGAAAATGCATGGTCCAGAAGAAGTTGCGTTTGCTGTTGAACTGTTCGAACGTGCTGAAAAAGCGCTTGGCTTACTTGCGAAGACTTTAAAAATCGGGATTATGGATGAAGAACGCCGTACTTCTGTGAACTTGAAAAACTGTATCGCACAAGCCAAAGACCGTACTATTTTCATCAATACAGGTTTCATGGACCGTACAGGCGACGAAATCCATACCTTCATGGAAGCAGGTCCATTTGTTCGTAAAGGTGAAGTGAAAGGTCAAATCTGGTTCCCCGCGTATGAGAACCGTAACGTGATGGTCGGTTTACAAACAGGTTTACGTGGTAAAGCGCAAATTGGTAAAGGCATGTGGCCAAAGCCAGATATGTTGCTGGATATGTACAAAACCAAAACAGAACATCCAGAGGCAGGTGCAAGCTGTGCTTGGGTTCCATCTCCAGCAGGCGCAGTGATTCACGCGATTCATTATCACAAAATTAATGTGTCTAACCGTCAACAAGAATTGTTGGCAACAGAGGCATTGCCACTGGATGATTTATTAACGCCGCCCCTTGCAAAAGACACCAACTGGACGGATGAAGAAAAAACCAAAGAACTTGAAAATAACCTGCAAGGTATTTTAGGTTATGTGGTGCGATGGGTTGACTTGGGTGTAGGTTGTTCTAAAGTGCCAGACATTAACGATGTCGGCTTAATGGAAGACCGTGCAACTTTACGTATTTCTTCACAGCATGTGGCAAACTGGTTGCGTCATAACATTGTAACTGCGGCGCAAGTTGAAGAAGTGATGCAGCGTATGGCGAAGATTGTGGATGAGCAAAATGCCAATGATCCACTGTATACGCCTATGGCACCTAACTTTGACGGTTATGCTTATAAAGCGGCTTATGATCTTGTGTTTAAAGGCGGTGAACAGCCATCTGGTTACACAGAGCCACTTTTACATGCGGCACGTTTAAAGTTAAAAGGTTATACAGGTGACTAA
- a CDS encoding transglutaminase family protein, whose product MKLMINHQTHYQYTENAKNSIQYIKMTPQSNAHQQVLSWAVSVPGKTQSQFDSFQNVWLTSTQRYTYQNLTIMAQGIVEINPQSMYAIETDLNPLLFLQLTPSTLCNVEMKAFAAHYVPQISYQNLQRLSEALLAHMPYISYSTVVNTTAIEAFEHQQGVCQDHSHVFIAMCKSLGIPARYASGYLYVPDSSHLASHAWAEFYLDGFWHSFDISNQLYTPSSHIYVAIGRDYWDVAPVRGIREKGGIESMSSIVQVLPC is encoded by the coding sequence ATGAAACTGATGATCAATCATCAAACGCATTATCAATACACAGAAAATGCGAAAAACAGTATTCAGTACATCAAAATGACCCCGCAGTCGAATGCACATCAGCAGGTCCTGTCATGGGCAGTCAGTGTGCCAGGCAAAACCCAAAGCCAGTTTGATTCCTTTCAAAATGTGTGGTTGACCAGTACTCAGCGTTATACTTATCAAAATTTGACCATTATGGCGCAAGGTATTGTTGAGATTAATCCTCAATCTATGTATGCCATTGAGACAGATCTTAATCCTTTATTATTTTTACAGTTAACCCCAAGTACCCTCTGCAATGTTGAAATGAAAGCCTTTGCAGCACATTATGTTCCTCAAATCAGCTATCAAAATTTACAACGGTTATCTGAAGCGTTACTTGCCCATATGCCGTATATCAGCTATAGCACGGTGGTGAATACCACAGCAATAGAAGCATTTGAGCATCAGCAAGGTGTATGTCAGGATCATAGTCATGTATTTATTGCGATGTGTAAATCTTTAGGTATTCCAGCACGTTATGCTTCAGGGTATTTATATGTCCCTGACAGTAGTCACTTGGCCAGTCATGCTTGGGCGGAATTTTATCTAGACGGTTTTTGGCATAGTTTTGACATAAGTAATCAACTTTACACACCAAGTTCACATATTTATGTTGCAATTGGTCGTGATTATTGGGATGTTGCACCTGTAAGAGGGATTCGCGAAAAAGGTGGTATTGAAAGTATGAGTTCGATTGTACAAGTATTGCCTTGTTAA
- the mnmG gene encoding tRNA uridine-5-carboxymethylaminomethyl(34) synthesis enzyme MnmG has translation MHYPKVYDVIVIGGGHAGTEAALAAARMGRQTLLLTHNIETLGQMSCNPAIGGIGKSHLVREIDALGGAMALAADKGGIQFRILNSRKGAAVRATRAQADRILYKAAIRETLENQANLDIFQQSADDLIIEGESVKGVVTQMGIRFDCKTVVLTTGTFLGGIIHVGLEQSKGGRAGDPPSIALADRLRELNLPVGRLKTGTPPRIDARSVDFSVMQAQPGDFPSPTMSFMGDASMHPEQVSCYITHTNEKTHDIIRGGLDRSPMYTGVIEGVGPRYCPSIEDKIHRFSDKNSHQVFLEPEGLTTHELYPNGISTSLPFDVQFELVRSIRGMENAHIIRPGYAIEYDYFNPQALKFTLETKAIANLYFAGQINGTTGYEEAGAQGLLAGLNAARRAWEQEEWTPKRDEAYMGVLVDDLITLGTKEPYRMFTSRAEYRLMLREDNADQRLTVIGRDMGLVDDARWESFCKKMEAVETETARLQHLWAAPNNPMGKKFVEMTGADLSKESSAIDLLKRPNVTFAQIAELTGSEVTPFVGEQIEIAVKYAGYINRQHEDVAQMKRLEDTKIPAEFNYDIVSGLSREITLKLKDVRPETLAQASRIPGVTPAAVQLIMITIRKNIALAKKSA, from the coding sequence ATGCATTATCCTAAAGTTTACGATGTCATTGTTATCGGTGGCGGACACGCCGGTACAGAAGCAGCTTTGGCTGCGGCACGTATGGGGCGTCAGACCTTACTCTTAACTCATAATATTGAGACTTTAGGGCAGATGAGCTGTAATCCTGCCATTGGTGGTATTGGTAAGTCACATTTGGTCCGTGAAATTGATGCCTTAGGCGGTGCAATGGCACTGGCTGCCGATAAAGGCGGTATTCAATTCCGTATTTTGAACTCACGCAAAGGCGCCGCTGTTCGTGCAACACGTGCGCAAGCAGATCGTATTTTATACAAAGCGGCTATTCGTGAGACGCTTGAAAATCAAGCTAATTTGGATATATTTCAACAATCTGCAGATGATTTAATCATTGAAGGCGAGAGTGTTAAAGGTGTCGTAACCCAAATGGGTATTCGCTTTGACTGTAAAACAGTGGTCTTAACCACGGGTACATTCTTAGGCGGCATTATTCACGTGGGCTTAGAGCAGTCCAAAGGTGGTCGTGCTGGCGATCCACCGTCGATTGCTTTGGCAGATCGCTTACGTGAATTGAATCTTCCTGTGGGTCGCTTAAAAACAGGGACCCCACCGCGTATTGATGCGCGTTCCGTTGATTTCTCAGTGATGCAAGCACAGCCAGGTGATTTCCCATCACCGACCATGTCATTCATGGGGGATGCATCTATGCACCCTGAGCAAGTCAGCTGTTATATCACGCATACCAATGAAAAAACCCATGACATTATTCGTGGCGGACTCGATCGTTCACCGATGTATACCGGTGTGATTGAAGGAGTCGGTCCTCGTTATTGCCCATCGATTGAAGACAAAATCCATCGTTTCTCAGATAAAAACTCGCATCAAGTGTTCTTAGAGCCTGAAGGTTTAACCACACACGAACTTTATCCAAATGGTATTTCAACCTCATTGCCTTTTGATGTGCAGTTTGAATTGGTACGCTCAATTCGCGGTATGGAAAATGCGCATATCATTCGTCCAGGTTATGCCATTGAATATGATTATTTCAATCCGCAAGCATTGAAATTCACTTTGGAAACCAAAGCCATTGCGAACTTATATTTTGCTGGTCAAATTAACGGTACCACAGGGTATGAAGAAGCAGGCGCACAAGGTTTACTTGCAGGTTTAAATGCTGCACGCCGTGCGTGGGAGCAAGAGGAGTGGACACCTAAGCGTGATGAAGCCTATATGGGTGTATTGGTTGATGATCTCATCACTTTAGGTACCAAAGAACCCTACCGTATGTTTACCTCACGTGCAGAATATCGTTTGATGCTACGTGAAGACAATGCAGACCAGCGTTTAACCGTGATTGGTCGTGATATGGGCTTGGTGGATGATGCACGTTGGGAATCTTTCTGTAAGAAAATGGAAGCAGTAGAGACTGAGACAGCGCGCTTACAACATTTGTGGGCAGCGCCGAACAATCCGATGGGTAAGAAATTCGTTGAGATGACCGGTGCTGACTTAAGTAAGGAATCAAGTGCGATTGATTTACTGAAACGTCCGAATGTGACTTTCGCGCAAATTGCGGAATTAACGGGTTCAGAAGTGACGCCATTTGTCGGTGAGCAAATTGAGATTGCGGTGAAATATGCGGGCTATATCAACCGTCAGCATGAAGATGTGGCGCAGATGAAGCGCCTTGAAGACACCAAAATTCCAGCAGAATTTAATTACGATATTGTTTCTGGCTTATCGCGCGAAATTACGTTGAAATTAAAAGATGTTCGCCCAGAAACCTTGGCGCAGGCCAGTCGTATTCCGGGTGTAACACCTGCTGCTGTTCAGCTGATTATGATCACCATCCGTAAGAACATTGCACTCGCGAAAAAATCAGCTTAA